From Demequina capsici:
GGTGCGCCCGAGGCGCGTGTCGTAGCCGATGTGCACCTCGGCCATCCCGCCGCGACCGATGAGGTCGCCGACCTCGTACCGGCCACCCAGGATCTTCGATTCCTCGTTCATTCCTCGTCCCATGCTGTCGTCTGCAGGCCCTCGCGTCGGAGCCTATTGTGGCATCCCCGAACCGTCATCCCCGTGGACCCGTCAGATCCGGTCGTGGTCTGTGGACGCGCGGCGCGACCGACGGGGGCATGCGTCGGCGGGCGGAGCGGTCGTCCTGGGAGTCGACGGTGACGTCGGGAAGCACCCGATCGGAGGGCGCGCGCAGCGCGAGCCCGGCGAGCAGATGCTCCAGCTCGGTGGCGTCGTGGGGCCTCCGTCGAGGGTTCTTCTCGAGCACCTTGAGGATGAGCGCGGTCAGCTCGGGCGACACGTGGTCCGGCAGCGGGGGCACCTTCTCGTTGACCTGGGCCACCGCGATGTCCACAGCGTTCGCCGCCGTGAACGGACGCTTCCCGACCACGGACTCGTACATGATGATGCCGAGCGAGTAGAGGTCGGACGCAGGGGTCGCAGGCTTGCCGAGCGCGAGCTCCGGCGCCAGGTACTGCGCCGTGCCCATCACCATGCCGGTGGCGGTGAGGGTGGTCTGGTCCTGGCTGCGGGAGACTCCGAAGTCGGTGATCTTGAGGTCGTCGTCACCGAACACGAGCAGGTTGCCCGGCTTGATGTCGCGGTGCATGACGCCTGCGTCGTGGGCCGCCTGGAGGCCGCGGCATGCGGCGATCATGAGCTTCACCAGGCGTTGCTCGGGGATCACGCGGTCGCGCTCGAGGATGGTGGACATGGGCTCGCCGTCGACGAGCTCCATGACCAGGTACGCGGTGCCCTCCTGGTCGCCGTAGTCGAGCACCTGCGCGATGTTCGGGTGCTGGACACCGGCGGCGTTCCTCGCCTCGTTCCCGAAGCGCTTGAGGAAGGTGGCGTTCGAGGCGGAGGCCTCCTTCAGCGTCTTGACCGCGACGGGTCGCGACAGGTCGATGTCCGACGCGCGCCACACCTCCCCCATGCCGCCGACCGCGATGAGCGACTCCAGGACGTACCGGCCGCCAAGCGTGGTCCCCCCTGCGATCCCCCTCATCACTGGCCGCCGTCCAGCGCCGCCTGGAGCACCTTCTGCGCGATCGGCGCGGCGACCTTCCCTCCGGTGGCGCCGGTGCCGCCGTCCTCGACGAGCACCGCGATCGCGATCTTCGGGTCGTCCGCGGGAGCGAAGGCCACGAACCACGTGTACGGCGGCGCGTCCGTGCCGCTCTCGGCGGTGCCTGTCTTGCCTGCGACCTGGACGCCCGAGATCTGGGCGCGCGTGCCGGTGCCGTCGTCCACGACGCCCACCATCATGTCGGTGAGGTACTGCGCGGTCTGGGCGCTGAACGCGGTCGAGTACACGGACGGCTCGGTGGTGTCGATCACCTGCAGGCTGTTGTCGCGCACGGTGCTGACGAGGTACGGCTTCATGACCACGCCGTCGTTGGCGATCGCGGCCGCGACCATCGCCATCTGCAGCGGCGTCGACCGCACGTCGAACTGCCCGATCGAGCTCTGCGCCGTCTGCGGGGCGTCGGGGTCGACGGGCAGCTGCGACGTCGCGACCGTCATGGGGATCTGGAACGAGTCCTCGAATCCCAGGCTGCGCGCGACACGGTCGATGCCTTCCCACTGGAGAGACATCCCGAGCGCGGCGTAGGCCGTGTTGCAGGACACCCGCAGGGCGTCGGCGAGCGTGGTGCTGCCCTGGCCGTCGGTCGCGCAGGACTCGCCCTCGTAGTTCTGGATCGTGGCGGTCGAGCCCGGCAGGGTGAGCACGTCGGGCGCGGGGATCTTCGTGTCGGGCGTGTAGCCGGCCTCGAGCGCCGCCGCGGTGACCACGAGCTTGAAGGTCGATCCCGGCGGGTACAGCTGCGCGATGGCCCGGTTGAGCATCGGCTGGTTCTCGTCGCCGATCAGCGCGGCGTACGACTGGTTCACGGACGCGGTGTCGTGGGACGCCAGGTCGTTCGGGTCGAACGACGGCGTGGAGACCATCGCCTTGATGGCGCCCGTGCTCGGGTCGAGGGCGACGACGGCGCCCGTGTAGCTGCCGAGCGCGTCGTACGCCACCTGCTGCAGGTTCCCGTCGATCGTGGTCTCGACGGACGCGCCCTGCTGCTCCTGACCGGCGAACAGGTCGCCGAGCCGCGACCAGAACAGCGCGTCGGACGTGCCGTTGAGCAGCGAGTTCTGCGCCTGCTCCAGGCCGGTGCGGCCGTACACGATCGAGTAGAAGCCGGTGACGGGGGCGAACACGGGGCCGTTGGTGTACTGGCGCTGGTAGCCGTACGGGTCGTCGACGGCGACGGACTCGGCCACCGCGGCGCCGTCCACGAGGATCGGCCCGCGGTAGGTGCCGTACTCGCGGTAGAGGGTGCGCACGTTGCGGGGGTCGTCGTTCAGCGAGCCCGCATGCAGCACCTGGATGTAGGTGGCCATCCCCATGAGGGACAGGAACAGGAAGAGGGCGACGACGGAGAGGCGCCGGATCGGGTCGTTCACTGCGCCGCCGCCTCCTCGAGGTCAGGCCTGCGCCGGGACGGCGCGGTGGCGGGGTCGGTCCTGGTCTCCGGGGACTGCGCGGGGCGCCTGGCCTGGTCGGAGATGCGAAGTATCAGGGCGATCACCACCCAGTTGGCCACCATCGACGACCCTCCGTACGCGAGGAACGGCGTGGTGAGGCCGGTGAGCGGGATCAGACGGGTCACGCCGCCGACGACGATGAAGACCTGCAGGGTCAGCGCGAAACCGAGGCCTGCCGAGAGCAGCTTCCCGAAGCCGTCGCGGACGCCGATCGCCGTGCGCATGGCGCGCTGCACCAGGATCACGTAGAGCGTGAGGATGGCCATGAGCCCCGTGAGGCCCAGCTCCTCGCCCAGCGACGGGATGATGAAGTCGGACTCGGCGTACGGCACCAGGTCGGGCCGGCCGTTGCCGAGCCCGGTGCCGAAGAGGCCGCCTGACGCCATGCCGAAGAGTCCTCGCACCAGCTGCTCCGACTTGCCCGACGAGTACACCTGGGGATCCATCGCGTGCAGCCACGCGTCGTACCGGGAGGCGACGTGGGGGAAGACGATGCCGGCGCCGATCGCGCCGACGACGAACAGCACCAGGCCGATCACGACCCAGCTGATGCGCTCCGTCGCCACGTAGACCATGCCGATGAAGATGCCGAAGAACAGCAGCGCCGCTCCCAGGTCCTTCTGGTTGATCATGATGAGCAGCGCCGCGCCGAACATGATGGCCAGCGGGCCCATGTCGCGCATGCGCGGCAGGCGCATCCCCAGCACCTTGGGGCCCGCCAGCGCGAGGGCGTCGCGGTTGGTCTGCAGGTAGCCGGCGAAGAAGACGACCAGCAGGATCTTGCCGAACTCGCCAGGCTGCAGGGAGTGCCCGAAGGCGCCGATCCAGATCTTGGCGCCGTTGATCTCCTTGCCCAGGCCCGGCACGGCGGGCAGGAGGTACATGACGATGCCCAGCACGCCGGCCGTGTAGGTGAAGCGACGCAGCACGCGGTGGTCGCGGATCACGATGAGGACGGCGATGAAGACGACCGCCCCGAGGATCGCCCAGCCGATCTGGGTGCCCGCGAAGTCGGTGTCCCTGCCGCGCGCGGCGTACGCGAAGTCGAGCCGCCTGATCTCGGCCAGGGCCACCGCGATGAGGCCCAGGACGCTCGGCAGCACCACCTGGTCGGAGTCGGGCGCGAAGATCCGCAGCGCGATGTGCAGGACGGCGGCGGCGACGGCGAATCCGGCGGCGTACCAGGTGAGCGCGCCGAGCTCCAGGTAGTCGGCGTGATAGTCGACCAGTCCGCGCGCCAGGACGGCGAGCGCCCAGGACAGCACCAGCAGCCATCCCTCCGCACGTCGACCGCGGTGGACCCGGAGCTCGGAGATGGTGGCCATCAGCCGGTCGACTCCAGCGCGGTGACGATCGCCTCCGCGGCCTGCAGGCTGCTCGCGCGGATGGCGCCGGCGATGCGCTGCTGCTGGTACTCGGCCAACGAGTCGAGCGCGATGTCCGTCTGCTCGACCAGGGTGTGCAGGGAGACCAGGGGCAGGTCCTCGGGGATGCCGCGGTAGATCGCGACCTGACCGTCGTGCGCGCCCACGAAGTACTGCTGCTGGGTCCACACGTACCCGCCCCAGGCGGCGCCCACGACCACGAGCAGGGTGATGAGCGGCAGCAGCCAGGCCTTCCAGGTGGACCATCGGTCCGTCCAGCGGGAGGGCTCCTCGTCGTCGTCGACGGGCTCGGCGGGTGCGGACAGCCTGGCGGCCTTGCCGGCGGCTCCCGTCCCGCCCGACGACGGCCGGTTCCTGTCGCGTGCGGCGGCGCCGACGATCTGCGACTGGGTGGAGGGTCCCTCGCCGCGGGGGAGGGCGTCGATGTCGACCACGTCGGCGACGATGCAGGTGACGTTGTCCGGGGCGCCCGCGGCGAGGGCGAGCCCCACGAGCGCGTCGGCGCAGTCGCCGGGGTCCTCGATCTCTGCCAGCGTCTCCTCGAGCGTGGTGCGGCTCACGACCCCGGACAGGCCGTCGCTGCACAGCATCCAGCGGTCGCCCGGTCGGGTCTCGCGCACGGAGATGTCGACCGGCACGTCGGCGTCGATGTCGCCGAGCACGCGCAGCAGCATGGAGCGCTTGGGATGGTGCTCCGCGTCGGCGGCGCTGAGGCGGCCGGTGTCCACGAGGTGCTGCACGAACGAGTGGTCCGTGGTGACCTGGTCCAGCACGCCGTCGCGCAGGAGGTATGCGCGGGAGTCGCCGATGTGCGCCATGTGGAGCGTGGCCCCCGCGCGCAGCAGCGCGGTGACGGTGGTGCCGAGCCCGGACAGCTCGGGGTCGTTGTCGGCACGGGCGACGATCTGGCTGTGCGCGTCGGCTATCGCGTTCTTCAGCTCCTCGAGCGCCTCATCGGGGCCGTGCGCCTCGCCGTCGAGCGCCGCGAGCCTGCCCACCGCCACCGACGACGCGATGTCGCCTCCGGCCGCGCCGCCCATCCCGTCCGCGACCACGAGCAGCTGGGGTCCCGCGTAGGCCGAGTCCTGGTTGTTGGCACGCACCAGGCCGACGTCCGAGCGCGCGGCGAAGTTGAAGGCGATGTACAACCGTCAGCTCCTCAGCTCGAGGCTGGTGGCGCCGATGCGGATGACCTCGCCCGGCCGGAACGGCACCGGGTCGTCCACCCGCTGGTTGCCCAGGAAGGTGCCGTTGGTGGAGCCGAGGTCCTCCACCATCCACTGCCCCTCCTCGGGGAAGATCCGGCAGTGGCGGGACGAGCAGTAGTCGTCCTCGATCACCAGCGTGCAGGTGCCGGCACGGCCGACGAGGATCGGCGACGACCCGAGGGGCACGGTCGCGCCCTTGAGCGGGCCCGACGTGACCGCCAGGTGGGCGGACGTGCGCTCCTTCGTGGACACGGCTCCCGTGCGGACGCCCGTGCCCGCGCGCGAGGGAGCGGCCTGCTTCTGGCTCCTGGCGTCCGGATTCTGGCGTGCGGTCCGGCCGCGGCCGCGGGTGACGACCCTGGTGCCGTAGAGGTCGGAGCGGAGCACCGCGATGGCGGTCAGCACGAGCGACCACAGGAGCAGCAGGAAGCCGAGACGCAGCAGGGTGATGGAGAGCTGGCTCATCCGATCACAGGTCCTCGTCGCTCGGCACGGCGTCCCAGTACATGATCGTGGTGCGGCCGATCGTGATGGCGTTGCCGTCCAGCAGCGTCGCCTCCTTGACCCGCTGATCCTCGACGAAGGTGCCGTTGGTGGAGCCGAGGTCCGTGAGGATGGTGCCGTGCTCGGTCACCTCGAGGCGCACGTGCGTGCGGCTCACGCCGGTGTCGTCGATCACGATGTCCGCCTCCGAGCCGCGGCCCAGGACGGTCGTGGCGCCCGTCAGGTAGTAGCGGTCGCCGTCCACGTCGAGCAGCGGGAAGCGTGACTGCGGGTTGCGCGTCGTGGCGGGCGCGACCGGTCCGCGCGTGGTGCGCGAGCTGACGGCGTAGCGCCCCGTCGCGAGCGACGCGTCCTGCGCGAACGCCACGGTGACTGCCCCTACCAGGCTGTACGCCTGGCGGGTGGCGTGCTCCTGCAGCGCCTCCTCGAGCTCGTGCGCCATGGCGTCGTCGCCCCAGCTCATCACCGTGTCATGGTCGGCTGGGCTGAGGGTGAGGACGTACTCGTTGGGGGCGACGGTCCGACCCCTGTCCACGGCGGCGGCGCGGTTGTCGCATTCGCGTTTGAGGGCGGCAGAGAGCTCGACCGGCTTGATGCCGGACCTGAACGTCTTGGCGAACGCATTCTGCATCACGTTCTCGACGCCCTTCTCGAAACGATCGAGCACTCCCATGCGTGAATCGTAACGTGCGTGCGCGTGAGGACGGGCAGGCCTTTCCGGCGGGATGTCAGGCTGGATGCGCCAGGTCAGGCGGCGTCGGCGACCAGCGGAGCGCGCAGCGGCCATTCGTCGCTGTCGAGGATCACCTGCACGGCGTTGCCGGTGACCGGATCCACGACGACGGGAGCGAAGAGGTTCACCGTGGTCGCCTCGCCCTCGCCGGGGTTGACGATGGCGAGCAGCGCGGGCTCCGCGGCGTCGTCCAGGCCGAGCGCGGCGCGCACCTCCTCCGACACGCGCGGCGCGTACGCCGGGAAGTAGACGCTGGGGGACACCGCGAACAGGCGGACGCCCTCCTGCTGCGCGCTGCGCAGCGTGAACAGGTAGCCGAACTCGTCGATGGCGGCCAGCCGGAACGTCGTGAGCGACGCCATGCCGGGAGGCGCCTCGATGAACGTGAGGACGTCAGGGAGCTGCTGCACGCGGACGCCTGCTGCGTCGAGTGCGAGAGCGATCGTCGTCATGACAGGAAGTCCATCAGAGTCGGCTGGAGCACCTTGGCAGCCGCGCCGAGCGCGCCCTGATACGTGACCTCCTGCATCTGCAGGTCCATGACGGTCTTGGCGAGGTCGATGTCCTCGAGGTCGGACACGCCGGCCGTGAGGTTCTGGATCTTGAGCGTCAGCGAGTCCTGCACGTCCGACACCTGCTTGGCGCGGATGCCGACGTTCGAGATGCTCGAGGTCATCGAGTCCAGCCGATCGTCGATCGCGGAGAGGCGGTCGGACACGTTGACGCCCGCGCGCAGATCCGCCGCGATGCTGTCCAGCAGCGCGAACACGGAGCTCGAGCCCTCGCCGTACATGGCCGCGCCGTCCGCGTCGACGCGCACGGTGGCGTCCTCGCCGATCCTCCGGTCTACCGTCGCCCCCGCGACGCCGTGCCACGTGTACCCCCCTGACGCGTCGTCGAACGCGACGCCGTCCGCCGAGGTCCCTGCGAAGAGGGAGCGGCCGTTCAGAGTGGTGTTGGCCAGGTCGAGCATGGAGTCCCGGATGCCTTCGAGCTCGGTGGCGATCGCGTCGGCGGAGGCCGTGCTGCCCGACCCGTCCGACGCGCCCTGCACGGTCAGGTCGCGGGCGCGCTGGAGCACGCTGATGGACTGCTGCATCGTGTTGTCGAGCTGCGACAGCCAGGACTCGCCGTCCTGAGCGTTGCGCAGCGCCTGGGAGGCGGCGGTCTTCTCCGCACGGAGCGTCATCGAGCGCCCTGCGGCGTTCGGGTCGTCCGACGCCTTGGTGATCAGCTTGCCTGACGACATCTGCGCCTGAAGCGTCGCGCCTCTGGCCAGGTTCATCTGCAGGTTCGCCAGCGTGCTGCGCTGGACGGTCTGCTGCGTGACGCGGTTGATCATGGTCACCTCCCGACCGTTCCGGTGCGGTTGATCAGGGTGTCGAGCATCTCGTCGATCGCCGTCATGACGCGCGCCGCGCCCTCGTAGGCGTGCTGGTAGGCGAGCATGTTCGTCATCTCCTCGTCGATGTCGACGCTCGCGTTGCTGAGCTGCTGGGTCTCGGCGGAGGCGCGGGTGGTCTCGGCGACGTCGGCGCGGCGCCGCGAGGCCGCGGTGGTCACCCCGAGGTCGACGACGAACGCCTGCCACGTCTTGTCCGGGCCGTCCGTCGCGGTGCCCAGCTGCGAGATCTGGTCGGCGATCGAGCCGTCGAGCGCGCCGTTGGCACCGTTCGCCGCCGCGACCGCGTCGGGGTCGGAGATGGCCACCGTGAGGCCGAGCGCCGGGGGCAGGCCCGCGGCGAACGTGAAGAAGTCCCCGCCGGCGTTCCCGTTCAGGTCCGTGCCCGTGGTGTGGATCGCGTTGACCTGGGTGGCGACGCGGGTCGCCAGATCGTTGACGGCGTCCACGGCGTGCGAGATCGGACCGCCCAGCGACGTGGGCTGAAGCGCGGTGACGGTGGCAGCGAGGGAGCCGCCGGTGAGCGTCAGCGCGGTGCCGTTGGACCACTGCAGGCTCACGGCGTCGGTCGACGGCGGCTCCGCGGTCGCCATGCTCATGACATAGGAGCCGGCGACCTCGATCGTGTTGGCGTGGTCGGAGCTGACGAGCGGGTTGCCCCCGACGAGGACCGTCATCGTGCCGTCCGCCTGGGTGGTCGCGGTGGCGCCGACGAGTCCCGAGAGCTGCGTCACGAGCTGGTCGCGCTGATCCATCAGCTCGTTCGCGGAGCCTCCGGAGACGAGCACGCCGCGGATCTGCTGGTTGAGGTCCGCGATCGACGCGGCCGTGGAGTTCACGGTGGAGACCAGGGAGTCCGCCTGCGCGCGCGCCTGGTCCCACTGGGACTGGAACGAGCGGTAGGTGTCGGCGAGCTGGATGCCGAGCGTCTGGGCGTTGCCGAGCACGACCGTGCGCGCGGAGGCGCTGTCGGGCGAGTTCGCGAGGTCCTGCCAGCCCGACCAGAACTCGCCGAGCGTCGAGCTCAGGCCCGTGTCGCTGGGCTCGGGGACGACGGCCTCGAGGCTCTCGAGCGTGGTCGCGAGGGTCTCGGAGCTGGCCTGCTGCGCGGTCTGGGTGCGCAGGCGGGCGTCCAGGAACTGGTCGCTGAGGCGCGCCAGGCTCACGACGGAGGTGCCGGTGCCGGAGGTCAGGGCCACGCCGGAGTGGATCGAAGCGACGTTCATCGCCGAGATCGACTGGAGGTTGGCGCGCTGACGGGTGTACCCCACCGTGTTCGCGTTCGCGATGTTCTGGCCGGCCACGTCCAGCGCCTGCCGCTGCGCGTTCAGGGAGGACAGCGCGGTCGAGAGCGTCGAGAAGGTGCCCGTCATGTCAGAGCGCCTCGTCCAGCAGGTACGCCTTGCTTCCCCCGTGCTCGGCGGCGCCCTTGGCGCTGTACTCGTGCATGGACTCGTCGATGCCGAGCAGCGCCTCCTTGGTGGCGCGCACAGAGCTGGCGAGCAGGTCGCGGTTGAGGCGGCCGAGCTCGGAGATCTGCGCCGTGATGTCCACGAGAGCCAGGTGATGGCCGCGCAGCATCTCGCCCCAGGGCGAGGGCGCGGCGTCGGCGATCTCCAGGAGGCTGGCGCCTTCGTGCAGGCCCACCTCGCGTGCGGCGTCGTCGGCCTCGATCGCCCTGCCGAGCTCGGCGCCGCGGATCTGGTCGAGCACCGCCTCCACCTCGCGTGCGGCGCGACCGACCCAGCGGCTGCGGCCCTCGATGAGGACCATCTCCTCGGTCTCGAGGCGGTACAGCAGGGTCTCCAGCAGCTCGCGCTCGCGCCACAGGACCGTGGACAGCTCGTCGAGGGACATGAGGCTCCTTCTTGCCCGCGGGCCGTGTCGGCGGTCGGCGGGGCCATCTCTGCAAGCCCGTCAGGGGCTCGATGTGCTTCCTATCGTCCAGCGGTCGGACTTTGTGACAAGAACTGCGTCGGATGTGCCTTCACCTACTAGAACGACAGGAACGCCCCAAAAGGACATGGGCTGTGACCACCATCACATCGGCAAAATTCGCGGCTTTCGCGAGTCCTTCGAAATTTCGAACGCGTGTGGGGAGTATGACGCGCGCCACAGCATCATTCACAGAAAACGGACAATCGAGGCTTTACCTGCGTGACCGCGTTTGTCCGTTCTCGTGACCCCGTGTGACGGAATTAATATTGACGAACCGGGTTCCCCTGTCAGTATTCCGGCCATGAACACGCAGCACGAAGCCTCGAACGCCCTGGTGGAGGCCCACCTTGCGCTCGTCGGCTACAACGTCAACGAGGTCCTGGCCCGGGTCCCCTCGCATGTCGCCCGCGCCGACCTGATGTCCGCAGGAGCCCTGGCGCTCGTCCGTGCTGCCCGATCGTTCGACGAGTCCAAGGGCGTGCCCTTCGCCCGCTACGCGTCGCTCCGCATCCGCGGCGCGCTCGTCGACGAGCTCCGGTCGATGGACTGGGTCTCCCGCGGAGCCCGCCGCCGCGCACGCGAGACCTCCGAGGCCACCGAGCGGCTCGCCGCCCAGCTGGGCCGCACCCCCACCCGGGTGGAGGTCGCGCAGGCTCTCGGAGTGTCCGTGGAGGAGGTCGACGCCGCCCGCGTCGACGCCGACACCCGCGTGCTGTCGTCCGACGCCTTCGACGGTGCCGTGTCGGACATGGTGGTCGACTCCACCACCGGCCCGCTCGACGCGCTGGTGGGCGCGGAGCAGGTCGAGTACCTGCGCGCCGGCATCGCGTGCCTCCCGGAGAAGCTGCGCTACGTCGTCGAGCAGCTGTTCTTCGAGGACCGTCCCGTGGTGGAGCTCGCCGAGGAGATGGGCGTGACCCGCTCCCGCGTCAGCCAGCTGCGCACCGAGGCCCTCGCGCTTCTCAAGGACGGGCTCAACGCCAACCTCGAGCAGGATGCCGCCCCCGCCGTGGACCCCGCCGAGGGCGTCGCCGAGCGTCGCCGCAAGGCGTACTACGCAGCCATCGCCGCACGCGCCGCGGAGACCCGTGGCGCCGCCGCCGTGGCGCCGACGCTCGACGCGATGGTCGGCATCCGCGCGGCCTCCTGAGCCTCGCGCCAGGTCGATCGCAGAAATCCTCAACACCCCACCGCTCCACCCGATAGGGGGGGGTGTGCACCCACGGATGGGCGCCACCACCGAGCCGACTTCATGGAGGAAAACATCATGGCTCTCTCAGTTCAGAACAACGTTGCGGCGCTCAACTCGTACCGCAACCTGTCCGCCACGCAGAACAAGCTCAGCAGCTCGCTCGAGAAGCTGTCGTCCGGCTACCGCATCAACCGCGCCGCGGATGACGCTGCCGGCCTCGCGATCTCCGAGGGCCTGCGTTCGCAGATCGGTGGCCTCAAGGTCGCCGTCCGCAACTCCCAGGACGGCATCTCGGTCGTCCAGACCGCTGAAGGTGCGCTGAACGAGTCGACCTCGATCCTGCAGCGCATGCGCGACCTGTCGGTGCAGGCCTCGAACGACGGCGGCCTGAGCTCGGACGCCAAGGACAACATCCAGTCCGAGATGAGCCAGCTGAAGGACGAGCTGACCCGCATCTCCGACACGACGTCGTTCAACGGCACCAAGCTGCTCGACGGCTCGTACTCGGGCAAGTTCCAGGTCGGCGCCAACGCCGGCGAGACCATCTCGGTGGGCATCAGCACCTCGATGTCGGCCAAGGGCCTCGGCGTGGACGGCGTGGACGTCACCAGCTCCACCGCGGGCCTCGACGTCACGACGGTCGCGACCACCGACGGCACCGCCGGCAAGGTCACGATCGGCTCCACCACCGACTTCACCAAGTCGGAGGGCTTCGACTCGCTCAACGGCACCATCTCGATCGGTGACAAGTCGCTCGACCTGTCCACCGTCAAGTTCGACTCCGGCTCGACCGCGGCGCAGCGCCTCGCTGCCGTGCAGTCGGCCGTGGACGCCAAGTTCGGCAACGCCGGCGACGCGACCTCGATGACGGTGTCCGCCACCGCGACCGGCCTCGTGTTCACCCAGGACGCGGGCCCCGCCACGGCGACCGCCGCCAACTCGATCACCGGCACCCAGGCCTCGGGCGCCTCGGTCGCGATCGGCAAGATCGACGACGCCATCTCCACGGTCTCCACGCAGCGCGCGAACCTCGGTGCTGTGCAGAACCGCTTCGACCACACCATCGCGAACCTCAACGTGGCGGTCGAGAACCTCACCTCGTCGGAGAGCCGCATCCGCGACACCGACATGGCGTCCGAGATGGTGAACTTCACCAGCCAGCAGATCCTGTCGCAGGCCGGCACGGCGATGCTCGCTCAGGCGAAGTCCATCCCGCAGGGCGTCCTGCAGCTCCTGCAGTAATCCGGAAGGCGGCCCCCGACCTGGTCGGAGGCCGTCCCACGGATCGCCGCGCGGCGCCGGCCTCGCTTCCACGAGCAGGGCCGGCGCCGTCGGCGCAGCATCACCAAGTGGACAGGCTCATTTGAGAGGAGGCCGGACGCATGTCGACCACGGGTATCGACGGGATCATCTCCGGCTTGGACACGACCTCGATCATCACGTCGCTCATGAAGCTCGAGGCGCAGCCGCAGACGCTGCTCTCCAACAAGAAGAGCGACGCCGAGAGCGTGCTGTCGGCGCTCCAGTCGATCAACGTCAAGGTCGCCTCGCTCACCTCCGCCGCGAAGAGCGCCGCGGACCCCGCGAGCTGGAAGAGCTACGCGGCCACCTCGTCCAGCTCCGCCGTGACCACCACCGCGGGCACCACCGCCACCGCAGGCTCGCTCACCTTCACGGTCGGCGCCGTCGCCACCTCGCAGGTGTCGCTGACGGCCGCCGCCGTCGACGGCGCGAGCCTGGTCGCGCAGAACCCGCCGCAGCTCACCTTCCTCAAGGATGACGGCAGCTTCGTGACCGTCTCCCCCGCGTCCAACAGCCTCGCCGACATCACGGCCGCCATCAACGCCTCCGATGCGGGCGTGACCGCCACGAAGGTGCAGGTCTCGGGCGGCTCGAATCCCACCTACCGCCTCCAGTTCACGTCGACCGCGACGGGCACCGCCGGCTCCTTCCAGCTGTACGAGGGCGATCAGGCCGCGGTCGAGGCGGGCACAGCGACCCGCCTCGACTCGACCGTCACCACCGCCGCGACCGACGCGAGCATCACCCTGTACGCGGGCACCGCCGCCGAGCAGACCTACACCCAGTCGTCGAACACCTTCACCGGCCTGATGACCGGCGTGGACGTGTCGCTCAGCTCCGCCGTGGCCGCAGGCACCTCCGTGACGGTCACCGTCGCGCCGAACGCCAGCGCCGTGCAGAGCCTCGCGAGCAGCCTGGTCACGAACCTCAACACGATCCTCGG
This genomic window contains:
- the flgK gene encoding flagellar hook-associated protein FlgK, with the translated sequence MTGTFSTLSTALSSLNAQRQALDVAGQNIANANTVGYTRQRANLQSISAMNVASIHSGVALTSGTGTSVVSLARLSDQFLDARLRTQTAQQASSETLATTLESLEAVVPEPSDTGLSSTLGEFWSGWQDLANSPDSASARTVVLGNAQTLGIQLADTYRSFQSQWDQARAQADSLVSTVNSTAASIADLNQQIRGVLVSGGSANELMDQRDQLVTQLSGLVGATATTQADGTMTVLVGGNPLVSSDHANTIEVAGSYVMSMATAEPPSTDAVSLQWSNGTALTLTGGSLAATVTALQPTSLGGPISHAVDAVNDLATRVATQVNAIHTTGTDLNGNAGGDFFTFAAGLPPALGLTVAISDPDAVAAANGANGALDGSIADQISQLGTATDGPDKTWQAFVVDLGVTTAASRRRADVAETTRASAETQQLSNASVDIDEEMTNMLAYQHAYEGAARVMTAIDEMLDTLINRTGTVGR
- the flgN gene encoding flagellar export chaperone FlgN, which encodes MSLDELSTVLWRERELLETLLYRLETEEMVLIEGRSRWVGRAAREVEAVLDQIRGAELGRAIEADDAAREVGLHEGASLLEIADAAPSPWGEMLRGHHLALVDITAQISELGRLNRDLLASSVRATKEALLGIDESMHEYSAKGAAEHGGSKAYLLDEAL
- a CDS encoding flagellin N-terminal helical domain-containing protein; amino-acid sequence: MALSVQNNVAALNSYRNLSATQNKLSSSLEKLSSGYRINRAADDAAGLAISEGLRSQIGGLKVAVRNSQDGISVVQTAEGALNESTSILQRMRDLSVQASNDGGLSSDAKDNIQSEMSQLKDELTRISDTTSFNGTKLLDGSYSGKFQVGANAGETISVGISTSMSAKGLGVDGVDVTSSTAGLDVTTVATTDGTAGKVTIGSTTDFTKSEGFDSLNGTISIGDKSLDLSTVKFDSGSTAAQRLAAVQSAVDAKFGNAGDATSMTVSATATGLVFTQDAGPATATAANSITGTQASGASVAIGKIDDAISTVSTQRANLGAVQNRFDHTIANLNVAVENLTSSESRIRDTDMASEMVNFTSQQILSQAGTAMLAQAKSIPQGVLQLLQ
- the fliD gene encoding flagellar filament capping protein FliD — protein: MSTTGIDGIISGLDTTSIITSLMKLEAQPQTLLSNKKSDAESVLSALQSINVKVASLTSAAKSAADPASWKSYAATSSSSAVTTTAGTTATAGSLTFTVGAVATSQVSLTAAAVDGASLVAQNPPQLTFLKDDGSFVTVSPASNSLADITAAINASDAGVTATKVQVSGGSNPTYRLQFTSTATGTAGSFQLYEGDQAAVEAGTATRLDSTVTTAATDASITLYAGTAAEQTYTQSSNTFTGLMTGVDVSLSSAVAAGTSVTVTVAPNASAVQSLASSLVTNLNTILGDITSFTKSGTSTNSNGDSIITAGTLGGDSAIRNLQSALTQAASYPIDGVSPSKYGISISSDGTFAFDADKFASALASDPDGTASFVQALSARIQTTSDSFSNATTGTLTLKVNAEQSTINDLSDQIANWDIRLASRQETLQKQFTAMEAALSTLQSQGDYITQQINSLNSSN
- a CDS encoding sigma-70 family RNA polymerase sigma factor; translation: MNTQHEASNALVEAHLALVGYNVNEVLARVPSHVARADLMSAGALALVRAARSFDESKGVPFARYASLRIRGALVDELRSMDWVSRGARRRARETSEATERLAAQLGRTPTRVEVAQALGVSVEEVDAARVDADTRVLSSDAFDGAVSDMVVDSTTGPLDALVGAEQVEYLRAGIACLPEKLRYVVEQLFFEDRPVVELAEEMGVTRSRVSQLRTEALALLKDGLNANLEQDAAPAVDPAEGVAERRRKAYYAAIAARAAETRGAAAVAPTLDAMVGIRAAS
- the flgL gene encoding flagellar hook-associated protein FlgL, translating into MINRVTQQTVQRSTLANLQMNLARGATLQAQMSSGKLITKASDDPNAAGRSMTLRAEKTAASQALRNAQDGESWLSQLDNTMQQSISVLQRARDLTVQGASDGSGSTASADAIATELEGIRDSMLDLANTTLNGRSLFAGTSADGVAFDDASGGYTWHGVAGATVDRRIGEDATVRVDADGAAMYGEGSSSVFALLDSIAADLRAGVNVSDRLSAIDDRLDSMTSSISNVGIRAKQVSDVQDSLTLKIQNLTAGVSDLEDIDLAKTVMDLQMQEVTYQGALGAAAKVLQPTLMDFLS